A window of Flavobacterium flavigenum contains these coding sequences:
- a CDS encoding RidA family protein, which yields MKKVIFTEKAPAPIGPYNQAILSGNTLYASGQIALSPTTGELVTENIHDETHQVMQNIAAILEAAEMTFENVVKATIFIMDMNNFAAINSVYGSYFNEKTAPARETVQVACLPKNVNVEISIIAVQ from the coding sequence ATGAAAAAAGTAATTTTTACGGAAAAAGCACCAGCACCAATCGGACCATATAACCAGGCTATATTATCAGGAAATACTTTGTATGCTTCAGGTCAAATAGCTTTAAGTCCTACTACAGGAGAGCTTGTTACTGAAAACATCCATGATGAAACCCATCAGGTTATGCAAAATATTGCTGCTATTTTAGAAGCTGCAGAAATGACTTTTGAAAATGTTGTAAAAGCCACTATTTTTATAATGGATATGAATAATTTTGCAGCAATCAATTCTGTTTACGGATCTTATTTTAATGAAAAAACCGCTCCAGCACGTGAAACGGTTCAGGTGGCATGTTTGCCAAAAAATGTAAATGTTGAGATTTCTATAATTGCAGTGCAATAG
- the gap gene encoding type I glyceraldehyde-3-phosphate dehydrogenase, translating to MSKVKLGINGFGRIGRIVFRESFNRDNVEVVAINDLLDVDHLAYLLKYDSVHGRFDGTVEVKEGKLYVNGRNIRITAERNPADLKWNEVDVDVVAECTGIFTTIETASEHIKGGAKKVIISAPSADAPMFVMGVNHETAKASDVVVSNASCTTNCLAPLAKVINDNFGIVEALMTTVHATTSTQMTADGPSRKDWRGGRAAAINIIPSSTGAAKAVGKVIPELNGKLTGMAFRVPTADVSTVDLTVKVAKETSYEEIMAVLKKASENELKGILGYTEDAVVSQDFISDKRTSIIDATAGIGLNSTFFKLVSWYDNEYGYSSKLIDLSVHIAGLK from the coding sequence ATGTCAAAAGTAAAATTAGGAATAAACGGATTTGGACGTATTGGAAGAATCGTTTTTAGAGAGTCTTTCAATAGAGATAACGTAGAAGTTGTTGCGATCAATGACTTGTTAGATGTAGATCACTTAGCTTATTTATTAAAATATGATTCAGTTCACGGTCGTTTCGACGGAACTGTAGAAGTTAAAGAAGGAAAACTTTACGTAAACGGAAGAAATATCCGTATTACTGCCGAAAGAAATCCAGCTGACTTAAAATGGAATGAAGTTGATGTAGATGTTGTTGCTGAATGTACTGGTATCTTCACAACTATCGAAACTGCAAGTGAGCACATTAAAGGTGGTGCTAAAAAAGTAATCATTTCTGCTCCTTCTGCAGATGCTCCAATGTTTGTAATGGGAGTTAACCACGAAACTGCAAAAGCTTCTGATGTTGTTGTTTCTAACGCTTCTTGTACTACCAACTGTTTAGCACCTTTAGCTAAAGTAATCAATGATAACTTCGGAATTGTTGAAGCTTTAATGACTACTGTTCACGCTACAACTTCAACTCAAATGACAGCTGACGGACCTTCTAGAAAAGACTGGAGAGGTGGACGTGCTGCTGCAATCAATATTATTCCTTCTTCAACAGGTGCTGCTAAAGCAGTTGGAAAAGTTATTCCTGAATTGAACGGAAAATTAACAGGTATGGCTTTCCGTGTTCCTACAGCAGACGTTTCTACAGTAGATTTAACTGTAAAAGTTGCTAAAGAAACTTCTTATGAAGAAATTATGGCAGTTTTGAAAAAAGCTTCTGAAAATGAATTGAAAGGTATCTTAGGATATACTGAAGATGCTGTTGTTTCTCAGGATTTTATTTCTGACAAAAGAACTTCTATTATTGATGCTACTGCAGGAATTGGTTTAAATTCAACTTTCTTCAAATTAGTATCATGGTACGATAATGAGTACGGATATTCTAGTAAATTAATTGATTTATCTGTGCATATCGCAGGTTTAAAATAA
- a CDS encoding N-acetylglucosamine kinase — protein sequence MKLIVDSGSTKADWIAIDDSGKVLFTTQTLGLNPEILDGPEIIERVNDRFDISQNRKEATHLFFYGAGCGTDRMKLSLSQVFQGYFENAIVEVQEDTYAAVYATTPKGEEAIVSILGTGSNCSYFDGKVLHQKVQSLGYIVMDDCSGNVFGKELIRKYYFNKMPKELAVEFEKEYDVDPDFIKNKLYKEPNPNAYLATFAKFLIQHKDSDFCRKIIFKGMKSFVKNYIKQYDNCQEVPVHFVGSIAFYLKDELQEIFDKYELKLGNVLRRPIDGLIAYHVANK from the coding sequence ATGAAATTAATAGTTGATAGTGGATCTACCAAAGCTGATTGGATTGCAATTGATGATAGTGGAAAAGTGTTATTCACAACACAAACTTTAGGTCTAAATCCTGAGATTCTTGATGGTCCGGAGATAATTGAAAGAGTAAATGATCGTTTTGATATTTCACAGAACAGAAAAGAAGCTACTCATTTATTTTTTTATGGTGCAGGTTGCGGCACTGACAGAATGAAACTGTCTTTATCACAGGTATTTCAGGGGTATTTTGAAAACGCTATTGTAGAAGTTCAGGAAGATACTTATGCTGCAGTATATGCTACTACACCTAAGGGAGAAGAAGCAATTGTCAGCATTTTAGGTACGGGATCTAATTGCAGTTATTTTGATGGAAAAGTGTTGCATCAAAAGGTACAATCATTAGGTTATATTGTAATGGATGATTGCAGTGGGAATGTTTTTGGAAAAGAACTGATCAGAAAGTATTATTTCAATAAAATGCCTAAAGAACTGGCTGTTGAGTTTGAAAAAGAATACGATGTGGATCCTGATTTTATTAAAAATAAATTATATAAAGAACCAAATCCAAATGCCTATTTAGCAACTTTTGCTAAATTTCTTATTCAGCATAAAGATTCCGATTTTTGCAGAAAAATCATTTTTAAAGGAATGAAATCTTTTGTTAAAAATTACATCAAACAATATGATAATTGCCAGGAAGTTCCCGTTCATTTTGTTGGATCTATAGCTTTTTATTTGAAGGATGAGCTGCAGGAGATATTTGATAAATACGAACTTAAATTAGGAAATGTTTTAAGACGTCCAATCGACGGGCTTATTGCGTATCACGTTGCTAATAAATAA
- a CDS encoding methylglyoxal synthase: MEIAIIAHDGKKADLINFLSKNTEVLQKENISLIGTGTTGGKAEAAGFKTRRMLSGPLGGDAQIAGRVAEGLTHMVFFFKDPLSSHPHEADINMLIRVCDVHNVPLATNEATAQLLLDAIALQL; the protein is encoded by the coding sequence ATGGAAATTGCAATTATTGCACATGACGGTAAAAAAGCAGATTTAATTAATTTTTTAAGTAAAAATACCGAGGTTCTGCAAAAGGAGAATATAAGTTTAATTGGTACTGGCACAACCGGAGGAAAAGCGGAAGCAGCAGGTTTTAAAACAAGACGAATGCTCTCTGGACCTTTGGGTGGTGATGCGCAAATAGCCGGAAGAGTAGCGGAAGGCTTAACGCATATGGTTTTCTTTTTTAAGGATCCTTTGTCTAGCCATCCACACGAGGCAGATATTAATATGCTAATCAGGGTTTGTGATGTACATAATGTGCCGCTGGCAACTAATGAAGCAACGGCACAATTATTATTAGATGCTATTGCACTGCAATTATAG
- the pfkA gene encoding 6-phosphofructokinase — protein sequence MPKTIKKVGVLTSGGDSPGMNAAIRSVVRTCAYHNIECLGIYRGYQGMIEGDFKEMGPRSVNNIVNKGGTILKSARSLEFRTPEGRKKAHDNLVKAGVDALVVIGGDGSFTGGLIFNSEYGFPVMGIPGTIDNDIFGTSHTLGYDTALNTVVDCIDKIRDTASSHNRLFFVEVMGRDAGHIALNAGIGAGAEEILIPEEDLGLDRLLDSLQKSKASGKSSSIVVIAEGDKIGKNVFELKDYVEANLPEYDVRVSVLGHMQRGGSPSCFDRVLASRLGVKAVESLIDGKSNYMVGLQQDKVTLTPLEQAIKGKSEIDMELLRVSDIMST from the coding sequence ATGCCAAAAACAATAAAAAAAGTAGGTGTTCTTACTTCAGGAGGAGATTCACCAGGAATGAATGCTGCTATTCGATCAGTAGTTCGAACGTGCGCTTATCATAATATAGAATGTTTAGGAATTTATAGAGGGTATCAGGGAATGATTGAAGGAGACTTCAAAGAAATGGGACCCCGAAGTGTAAATAACATTGTAAACAAAGGAGGCACGATTTTAAAATCGGCACGCTCACTTGAATTTAGAACACCTGAGGGTAGAAAAAAAGCACACGATAATCTTGTAAAAGCCGGGGTTGATGCTTTGGTGGTTATTGGAGGAGACGGAAGCTTCACCGGAGGGTTAATTTTTAATTCTGAATATGGTTTCCCTGTAATGGGAATTCCAGGTACAATTGATAATGACATTTTTGGAACAAGTCATACTTTAGGTTATGATACTGCTTTAAATACCGTTGTAGATTGTATAGATAAAATTAGGGATACCGCCAGTTCACATAACCGTCTGTTTTTTGTAGAAGTTATGGGTAGGGATGCAGGTCATATTGCTCTTAATGCCGGTATTGGTGCAGGAGCAGAGGAAATCCTTATTCCTGAAGAAGATTTAGGGCTTGACAGGCTTTTGGATTCTCTTCAAAAAAGTAAAGCTTCAGGAAAATCATCAAGTATCGTAGTTATTGCCGAAGGTGATAAAATTGGTAAAAACGTATTCGAATTAAAAGATTACGTAGAGGCTAATTTACCAGAATACGATGTGCGTGTTTCAGTTCTTGGGCACATGCAGAGAGGTGGTTCTCCATCATGTTTTGATCGTGTTTTGGCAAGCCGTTTAGGAGTAAAAGCCGTAGAGTCATTAATAGATGGTAAATCAAATTATATGGTGGGTCTGCAACAGGATAAAGTGACTTTAACGCCACTTGAGCAGGCAATTAAAGGGAAATCTGAAATTGATATGGAGTTACTAAGGGTATCTGATATCATGTCAACATAA
- a CDS encoding putative LPS assembly protein LptD, whose protein sequence is MTYQKTSHTFTKIAFKPLHTNLFNIVLLSFFLSVGCGNLYSQEKKTKKSQVPSARQTDKTKKVVTDTTKTATDTIKTDSIKPKKAFLDGIVKRTAKGYQKIDQKNKTLTLYDEAELYYKDIELKSGIIVLNYDKDEVYAGRIKDSAGVLIQYPNFKQGSNEVQPDSIRFNFKTKKALIYNSRTEQGEFKIKAQITKKENDSVYFLKGARFTTSTDVDNPEYYFRTSRVKFVPGKKVVVGLTNMVIADVPTPIALPYAYFPMSQEKSVSGVIIPSYNDSNTRGFSLQNGGYYFALSDNYDLTVLGDYYTNGSYAMRFESSYAKRYKYRGNVNFRFENLISSERGYPDYSKQNIYNLQWSHSKDSKSNPNSSFSASVNMGSSKYFKQSINQANIGSNLNNTLSSSISWNKTFNTIPQARIALTATHSQNTQTEQINMTLPSLQGSIDRIYPFVGKDGAKKGLIKNINLQYNLSGKNSFVTTDSLFFKPQMFRDAQIGMQHSIPLSTNFKIFKYFSASASTNYQETWVTKTIKKSYDEDSNKVVDQTVNGFDAFRTYNFSSSLGTTIYGTFKFGDTKKIQAIRHVMRPSFSYSYTPSFEKYYDTYAIDATGTTYKDYTRFENGVYGQPGKSNSNIIGFDLSNTFEAKVTDKDSTKTEPKKVMLLNNLNFSTSYNFNADGKTTFALEPVRVSGGTQLFENKMNVNFAATLNPYAIDNSGQQINVFNINNGGSLFRMTSANMTLNYSFSNKNDKKEENKQSKRNGGRSDDLFGTNTDLNDTRKSQFSEEESENVITEFFNSKLPWDMTMAYSLTYSNAQRENKITGNSIMVSANMDITPKWKGGISSGYDFVQKGVTFTQLRFERDLLSWRMSFNWTPLGAYSNWNFFIGIKSGMLSDIKWNKRSTLNR, encoded by the coding sequence TTGACATATCAAAAAACAAGCCATACTTTTACAAAAATAGCATTTAAACCTTTGCACACAAACTTATTTAATATCGTTTTATTATCATTTTTCCTAAGTGTAGGATGTGGTAATTTATATTCACAAGAAAAAAAGACTAAAAAATCCCAGGTACCTTCTGCAAGACAAACAGATAAGACTAAAAAAGTTGTCACAGATACTACAAAAACGGCTACAGATACAATTAAAACAGACAGTATCAAACCGAAAAAAGCTTTTTTAGACGGAATAGTGAAACGTACTGCAAAAGGGTATCAGAAAATCGATCAGAAAAATAAAACACTTACACTCTACGATGAGGCTGAATTGTATTACAAAGATATTGAACTAAAATCCGGTATTATTGTACTTAATTATGACAAAGATGAAGTATATGCCGGAAGAATAAAAGATTCTGCAGGTGTTTTGATACAATATCCGAATTTCAAACAGGGTTCTAATGAGGTTCAGCCAGATTCAATTCGTTTTAATTTCAAAACTAAAAAAGCTTTAATTTACAATTCAAGAACAGAACAGGGAGAATTTAAAATAAAAGCACAAATAACCAAGAAAGAAAATGACTCTGTTTATTTTTTAAAAGGAGCACGTTTTACTACCTCTACAGATGTTGACAACCCTGAATATTATTTTAGAACCAGCAGAGTAAAATTTGTTCCCGGAAAAAAAGTAGTGGTCGGATTGACTAATATGGTGATTGCTGACGTACCTACTCCTATTGCATTGCCTTATGCCTATTTTCCGATGAGCCAGGAAAAAAGTGTTTCTGGAGTCATCATACCCAGTTATAACGATTCTAATACAAGGGGGTTTTCGCTGCAAAATGGAGGTTATTACTTTGCATTGAGTGACAATTACGACTTAACGGTTTTAGGCGATTATTACACAAACGGAAGTTATGCCATGCGTTTTGAATCTTCTTATGCCAAAAGATACAAGTATAGAGGAAACGTCAATTTTAGGTTTGAGAATTTAATTTCAAGTGAGAGAGGCTATCCTGATTATTCCAAACAAAACATCTACAACTTACAGTGGTCACATTCAAAAGACTCAAAATCTAATCCAAATTCGAGTTTTTCTGCCTCCGTTAATATGGGAAGCAGTAAATATTTTAAGCAATCTATTAATCAGGCTAATATTGGTTCAAACTTAAACAACACACTTAGTTCTTCTATTTCCTGGAATAAAACTTTTAATACAATTCCACAAGCACGTATTGCTTTAACGGCAACACATTCCCAAAACACACAAACAGAACAAATCAATATGACATTGCCATCCTTGCAAGGAAGCATTGATCGTATATATCCTTTTGTTGGAAAAGATGGTGCAAAAAAAGGATTAATCAAAAATATCAATTTACAATACAATCTGAGCGGTAAAAATAGTTTTGTAACTACTGATTCATTATTTTTCAAACCACAAATGTTTAGGGATGCACAAATTGGAATGCAGCACAGTATCCCGCTTAGTACCAATTTTAAAATATTCAAGTATTTTAGTGCCAGTGCATCTACCAATTATCAGGAAACATGGGTAACAAAAACAATTAAAAAATCTTATGACGAGGATTCAAATAAGGTTGTTGACCAAACAGTTAATGGTTTTGACGCTTTTAGAACGTATAACTTCAGTTCAAGTTTAGGGACTACAATTTATGGTACTTTCAAATTTGGCGACACAAAGAAAATACAAGCCATACGCCATGTTATGCGTCCGTCATTTTCCTACTCCTACACACCTAGTTTTGAAAAATATTATGACACTTATGCAATAGATGCCACTGGAACAACCTACAAGGATTATACCCGATTTGAAAATGGAGTTTACGGACAGCCTGGCAAATCAAATTCCAACATAATAGGTTTTGATTTAAGTAATACTTTTGAAGCTAAAGTAACAGATAAAGACAGCACTAAAACAGAACCTAAGAAGGTCATGCTTTTAAATAATTTGAATTTCAGCACCAGCTATAATTTCAATGCTGACGGAAAGACAACATTTGCCCTTGAGCCTGTACGTGTGAGCGGAGGAACTCAGCTTTTTGAAAATAAGATGAATGTCAATTTTGCCGCGACTTTAAATCCGTATGCAATTGATAATTCAGGGCAACAAATTAATGTATTTAACATTAACAATGGAGGAAGTTTATTTCGAATGACAAGTGCTAACATGACACTTAATTATTCGTTTTCAAACAAAAATGACAAAAAAGAAGAAAACAAACAAAGCAAGCGAAACGGAGGACGTAGTGACGATTTATTTGGTACAAACACTGATTTGAATGACACAAGAAAAAGTCAATTTTCGGAAGAAGAATCTGAGAATGTAATTACCGAATTCTTTAATTCAAAACTTCCCTGGGATATGACTATGGCTTATTCTTTAACTTATTCAAATGCTCAAAGAGAAAATAAGATTACAGGAAATTCCATCATGGTTTCTGCAAATATGGATATTACACCCAAATGGAAAGGCGGAATCTCAAGCGGTTACGATTTTGTACAAAAAGGGGTTACTTTTACACAATTGCGCTTTGAAAGAGACTTGCTAAGCTGGAGAATGTCTTTTAACTGGACACCTCTTGGGGCATACTCAAACTGGAATTTCTTTATCGGAATAAAATCAGGAATGCTTAGTGACATCAAATGGAACAAACGAAGTACTTTAAACCGATAA